One Pseudodesulfovibrio cashew DNA window includes the following coding sequences:
- a CDS encoding ThiF family adenylyltransferase, with translation MTHILEASAPELRDGVEVFLYPEKEGICQVLFLFLSNRRRLRIECKPAFATLLKELSKPQPLTDSLNHSGLVMDEETEAFLSFLETEGIVTLSDPLATDLLPVEYVEQYKRQLYFLLDILKSPQKAHEVQKRIFDAHITVFGLGAVGSGILQQLCMMGFRRFTLIDCADVEENDIARTPYRIATQVGIPKTEAAKALAADFAFDPEVELYNVTLRTDTDLDELVQGTTLIINTTDQPYVGYTNIKLSRYSLQHGIPVLAAGGFDAHLASLGELLIPHVTPCADCYATFFHESLKDWKPIPHPVKEREGWFGGLGSLSTFSASTAVLDILGYFMNPEDRKAAPGGRGEFLFHDYSLDTFVVERDKECQFCGEERK, from the coding sequence ATGACGCATATTTTGGAAGCCTCCGCCCCGGAACTTCGAGACGGGGTGGAGGTTTTTCTTTATCCTGAGAAGGAAGGGATCTGCCAGGTCCTCTTCCTTTTTTTGTCCAACAGACGGCGTTTGCGCATTGAGTGCAAACCGGCCTTTGCGACTCTGCTCAAGGAATTATCCAAGCCGCAGCCATTAACGGATTCCCTGAACCATTCCGGGCTGGTCATGGACGAAGAAACCGAGGCCTTTCTCTCCTTTCTTGAGACTGAAGGAATCGTCACCTTGTCCGACCCGCTCGCAACGGACCTGCTTCCCGTCGAGTATGTGGAGCAATACAAGCGCCAGTTGTATTTCTTGCTGGATATCCTCAAATCGCCGCAAAAGGCTCATGAAGTCCAAAAGCGGATTTTCGACGCGCACATAACCGTTTTCGGCCTCGGCGCCGTGGGCAGCGGCATCCTGCAACAACTCTGCATGATGGGCTTTAGGCGATTTACCCTCATCGACTGCGCCGATGTCGAGGAGAACGACATAGCCCGGACGCCGTACCGGATTGCCACACAGGTGGGAATCCCCAAGACGGAGGCTGCCAAGGCGTTGGCGGCGGATTTCGCCTTTGATCCCGAAGTCGAGTTGTACAATGTTACCCTCAGGACGGATACCGACCTCGACGAGTTGGTCCAGGGAACGACGCTCATCATCAACACCACCGATCAACCCTACGTCGGCTACACCAACATCAAGCTTTCGCGGTATTCCCTGCAGCACGGCATACCCGTGCTGGCTGCCGGTGGATTCGATGCTCATCTCGCATCTTTGGGAGAGTTGCTGATCCCCCATGTGACGCCGTGCGCGGATTGCTATGCCACGTTTTTTCATGAGAGCCTGAAGGATTGGAAGCCGATCCCCCACCCGGTCAAGGAGCGCGAAGGCTGGTTCGGCGGGTTGGGCAGCCTGTCCACGTTCAGCGCTTCCACGGCGGTCCTTGATATCCTGGGCTACTTCATGAACCCGGAAGACCGAAAGGCGGCTCCCGGCGGGCGGGGCGAATTCCTTTTTCATGACTACAGTCTCGATACCTTTGTCGTTGAAAGGGACAAGGAGTGCCAGTTCTGCGGGGAGGAGCGGAAATGA
- a CDS encoding HesA/MoeB/ThiF family protein has protein sequence MSRYSEERFRLRPSVSFVPMPQEGTYQFFVSDIRQSFNLAFADEDYVRILSNLDGSLPYAKLAEAYSLDDRQLVGLERLFEVLIERCAMEDARVVASRESDPFRRVKTFIGAYVPYHDVESVWQRLAESHAVVIGAGGVGSWVVSLLAQMGVKHFTMLDDDVVKPHNLNRSLFTKGDVGSLKTLALEKMLNSRREGYYTVRTIQEKLKSSERLIALLKDGLSPQTVLINCADFPSVAHTSAIINEAAFELDLPYIIAGGYNMHLSLVGPTIIPGKTPCFHCISHGMDQLKVAEIEGAERIVKEHRNLGNLAPLATISASFVANECLKLLLGLPNLQPTMIGKRGEFNFFTKKLVLEEYDVWDECPYCSGRIL, from the coding sequence ATGAGTCGATACAGCGAGGAGCGCTTCCGGCTTCGTCCGTCCGTCTCGTTCGTGCCCATGCCGCAGGAGGGGACCTACCAGTTCTTTGTTTCGGACATCAGGCAGAGTTTCAACTTGGCTTTTGCCGATGAGGATTACGTCAGGATTCTGTCCAACTTGGATGGGAGCCTGCCGTATGCCAAGCTGGCGGAGGCCTACTCTCTTGATGATCGGCAACTTGTCGGGCTGGAACGGCTTTTCGAGGTCCTGATCGAACGGTGTGCCATGGAGGATGCGCGAGTTGTGGCATCCCGCGAATCCGATCCGTTTCGGCGGGTGAAGACGTTCATTGGCGCTTATGTCCCGTATCACGATGTGGAATCCGTCTGGCAGCGGTTAGCCGAAAGCCATGCGGTCGTGATCGGGGCCGGTGGTGTGGGGAGTTGGGTCGTCTCCCTGCTGGCCCAGATGGGGGTCAAGCATTTCACGATGCTCGATGACGACGTGGTCAAGCCGCACAACCTGAACCGATCCCTGTTCACCAAGGGGGATGTGGGCAGCCTCAAGACCTTGGCCCTGGAAAAGATGCTCAACTCGCGACGGGAGGGGTATTACACGGTCCGGACCATTCAAGAGAAGCTGAAAAGTTCGGAGCGGCTGATCGCGTTGTTGAAGGACGGCTTGTCGCCGCAGACGGTTCTGATCAACTGCGCGGATTTCCCTTCGGTGGCCCACACCTCGGCGATCATCAACGAGGCGGCCTTTGAGCTCGATCTGCCCTACATCATTGCTGGCGGCTACAACATGCACCTCAGCCTGGTGGGGCCGACGATCATCCCAGGCAAGACGCCGTGCTTCCATTGTATTTCGCACGGCATGGACCAGCTCAAGGTGGCCGAGATCGAAGGGGCGGAGCGCATCGTCAAGGAGCACCGTAATCTCGGCAACCTGGCCCCCCTGGCGACGATCTCCGCCTCCTTCGTGGCCAACGAGTGCCTGAAGCTGTTGCTCGGATTGCCGAATCTGCAGCCGACCATGATCGGCAAGCGCGGTGAATTCAATTTTTTCACGAAGAAGCTGGTGTTGGAAGAGTATGACGTGTGGGATGAGTGTCCGTATTGCAGCGGGAGGATTTTATGA
- a CDS encoding tetratricopeptide repeat protein — MNETAKVVSYCLSGVVLVLAVFFGTRCIDLIFLHAYSIQGDSIKPSAEAFVNAFQGYRDFVTVITGLLTLFIGATGFAAFFSFRKLREEEKSIVLKMEKDEERIEKLRQRLEERERTDGEKIKDIICDLMRYARIQQARVLLESEADKAAAIDVLEGNESTASSDHIFHQLKGDAYYYRGRHGDYDVAIEEYKKAIKCSESSSASWLGLGQAKYRSVASKNDEQDGDLDTGEVISFRLKENRDTVSDTSVVEEAIRDVKIAISYGASVAEAGIELGHMYKSIEKYDSALDAYQNVLSSNKNHTACAFFYCHLWIVRKYEKLLSEDVSQGEVNEIVRLLKKIGLLDVYNSKVAYALLWYLFSTIKGLGTDKDVDEAYSATTKYTINNLFELVK, encoded by the coding sequence ATGAATGAAACTGCGAAGGTTGTTTCGTATTGTTTGAGTGGAGTTGTTCTCGTACTGGCTGTATTCTTTGGGACTCGTTGCATTGATCTAATTTTTTTACACGCATACTCGATTCAAGGTGATTCAATTAAGCCATCAGCCGAAGCCTTTGTTAATGCTTTTCAGGGGTACCGTGACTTCGTTACGGTTATCACTGGACTATTGACATTATTCATTGGGGCGACAGGATTTGCTGCTTTCTTTTCATTCAGGAAATTAAGGGAAGAGGAAAAGAGCATTGTATTAAAAATGGAGAAAGATGAAGAGCGGATAGAGAAATTGCGGCAGCGGTTGGAGGAAAGGGAAAGGACAGATGGAGAAAAAATCAAAGATATTATATGCGATTTGATGCGGTATGCACGAATTCAACAGGCAAGGGTTTTGCTGGAGTCTGAAGCGGATAAAGCTGCAGCTATTGATGTGTTAGAGGGAAATGAAAGTACTGCATCCAGTGATCATATTTTTCACCAGCTGAAGGGTGATGCGTATTATTATAGGGGAAGACATGGCGACTATGACGTTGCTATTGAAGAGTACAAAAAAGCAATCAAGTGTAGTGAGAGTTCGTCAGCTTCTTGGCTTGGTCTTGGGCAAGCTAAGTATAGGTCTGTAGCAAGTAAAAATGATGAGCAAGATGGAGACTTGGACACCGGAGAAGTCATTTCTTTTAGGTTAAAAGAAAATAGGGATACTGTTAGTGATACTAGTGTGGTAGAAGAGGCAATTAGAGATGTAAAAATAGCAATAAGCTATGGAGCAAGTGTTGCTGAAGCTGGGATTGAACTTGGGCATATGTATAAATCCATAGAAAAATATGATTCGGCTTTGGATGCTTACCAAAATGTTTTATCAAGCAATAAGAATCACACAGCCTGTGCGTTTTTTTATTGTCACTTATGGATTGTTAGAAAATATGAAAAACTACTAAGCGAAGATGTCTCACAGGGAGAAGTCAATGAAATTGTGAGATTGTTAAAAAAGATTGGTTTATTGGATGTCTACAACAGTAAAGTGGCGTATGCATTATTATGGTATTTGTTCTCGACAATCAAAGGGTTGGGAACCGATAAGGATGTCGATGAAGCCTACTCTGCAACTACAAAGTACACGATCAACAATCTTTTTGAACTTGTTAAGTGA
- a CDS encoding ATP-binding cassette domain-containing protein, with product MLTLHGIETNNLKSVDVSIPYGKITAVVGGSGAGKTSLAFHTLYALCKNELDTISGIPASLRPKVRDYANLLPTIGLKQKNANVNPRSSVFTYLGLDKLLLPLFLQANPDIKRNILAQNNPANYCLACEGLGVVYRPDPAWIVDLDKPLADKPFLSWNNFLSNHYYSLLEAFCLEHGIDMTKSISQLPPRQQELLLHGADDKQFQVKYKQKNRYRQKRFPFVGAIREIQECCDNLQVPGNRQKAKSYITEQTCPECHGARFAEHLSGYTLNGWMIHDILLSSFDALLPFIQSIPAHEFAVNKLTALVANVVRNNLGYLAPMRSIPSLSGGEFQRLQLASVLSSDFTNLLYVIDEVSSSLHVAEYPNVIAQLQSLKERNSTLVMVEHELEFIEKADNLIALEDGRVIDSTDWLQRQREVSVDRIKVEPRGAMEFTVHDVHNIRHLDVSLPMGCLIGCCGVSGSGKSSFAEAISGRSGVEYISQGTIQGNSNSTVATYLKLMQPIDSFLCKALGAPLKTFLFNNSASQCPGCEGKGYVEQEASFGHAFRSVCEACEGRRYNPEVLAYRFNSLSVHDILTMTVGDLSAAGVFAKSRKIAAKLEDMISIGLGHLTLFRATGELSGGEAQRIKLLSRVKANLKNTFLIIDEPTNGLERHDTKRLIGFLDRLLTKAKGIMVIEHNLFLLKSMDYILEFGPRGGDKGGDIVFQGRIEDMKGSKSILKDFV from the coding sequence ATGCTCACCCTCCACGGCATAGAAACGAACAACCTCAAGTCGGTTGATGTTTCCATCCCGTATGGGAAGATAACCGCCGTTGTCGGCGGGAGTGGGGCGGGCAAGACTTCGCTTGCGTTCCATACGCTCTACGCGCTCTGCAAAAACGAACTCGACACCATCTCCGGCATCCCAGCCAGCCTTCGGCCCAAGGTCCGGGATTATGCCAACCTGCTTCCGACCATCGGGCTGAAGCAGAAGAACGCCAACGTCAATCCCCGGTCGAGCGTCTTCACCTATCTCGGACTCGACAAACTCCTCCTTCCCTTGTTCCTGCAAGCCAATCCGGACATCAAGCGGAACATCCTGGCCCAGAACAACCCGGCCAACTATTGCCTGGCCTGCGAAGGGCTCGGCGTGGTCTATCGGCCTGATCCGGCCTGGATCGTCGATCTCGACAAGCCCCTTGCGGACAAGCCGTTCCTTTCCTGGAACAATTTCCTCTCCAACCATTACTATTCGCTGCTTGAAGCCTTCTGCTTGGAGCATGGCATCGACATGACCAAGTCCATTTCGCAGTTGCCGCCCCGACAGCAGGAATTGCTGCTTCATGGGGCCGACGACAAGCAGTTCCAGGTCAAGTACAAGCAAAAGAACCGCTACCGCCAGAAACGGTTCCCCTTTGTGGGCGCGATCCGAGAGATTCAGGAATGCTGCGACAACCTGCAGGTGCCGGGAAATCGGCAAAAGGCCAAGTCGTACATCACCGAACAGACCTGCCCGGAGTGCCATGGGGCCAGGTTTGCGGAGCATCTCTCAGGGTACACGCTCAACGGCTGGATGATCCACGACATCCTCTTGTCGAGCTTTGATGCGCTGCTCCCTTTCATCCAATCCATCCCGGCCCATGAATTTGCCGTAAACAAGTTGACGGCCTTGGTTGCCAACGTCGTCAGGAACAATTTGGGCTACCTCGCCCCGATGCGCTCGATTCCGTCCCTCTCCGGTGGCGAGTTCCAAAGGCTGCAATTGGCTTCGGTGCTCAGCTCGGACTTCACGAACCTGCTCTACGTGATCGACGAAGTCTCCTCCTCATTGCACGTTGCGGAATACCCGAACGTCATTGCTCAACTCCAGTCGTTGAAGGAGCGCAATTCCACCTTGGTCATGGTCGAGCACGAATTGGAATTCATCGAGAAGGCCGACAACCTGATAGCTCTTGAGGACGGCAGGGTGATCGACTCAACGGATTGGCTTCAGCGACAGCGGGAGGTCTCCGTTGACCGCATCAAAGTCGAGCCGCGAGGCGCTATGGAATTCACCGTTCACGACGTCCACAATATCCGCCACCTCGATGTCTCCCTGCCCATGGGTTGCCTCATCGGTTGCTGCGGCGTGTCTGGTTCGGGCAAGTCCTCCTTTGCCGAGGCCATCTCGGGCAGGAGCGGCGTTGAATACATCAGCCAGGGAACGATCCAGGGAAACAGCAATTCAACCGTGGCGACCTACCTCAAGCTCATGCAGCCGATTGATTCGTTTCTGTGCAAGGCCCTGGGTGCTCCTCTGAAGACCTTCCTGTTTAACAACAGCGCCAGCCAATGCCCGGGCTGCGAGGGCAAGGGATATGTGGAGCAGGAAGCCTCATTCGGTCATGCGTTTCGTTCCGTCTGCGAAGCCTGCGAGGGCAGGCGCTACAACCCGGAAGTCCTTGCGTACCGATTCAATTCGCTCTCCGTTCACGACATCCTGACGATGACGGTTGGCGATTTGTCGGCGGCTGGGGTGTTCGCGAAAAGCAGGAAGATCGCCGCCAAATTGGAGGACATGATTAGCATCGGATTGGGGCACCTGACCCTCTTCAGGGCCACCGGTGAACTTTCGGGCGGGGAGGCGCAGCGGATCAAGCTCCTGTCCCGAGTGAAGGCCAATCTCAAGAATACCTTCCTCATCATCGACGAGCCTACCAACGGCCTGGAGCGTCACGATACAAAGCGTCTGATCGGATTCCTGGACAGATTGCTCACCAAGGCAAAGGGGATCATGGTCATCGAGCACAACCTGTTCTTGCTGAAAAGCATGGACTACATTTTGGAGTTCGGCCCTCGCGGCGGCGACAAGGGCGGCGACATTGTTTTTCAGGGCCGCATTGAGGATATGAAAGGCTCAAAGTCCATACTCAAGGATTTTGTTTAG
- a CDS encoding DUF6933 domain-containing protein encodes MPYIGCTQKLLSEIKPAQILEPADKRGLQGWHGNIFRFFRRKSVLLVNDETRFAVFMPGLVKKDFINFDKVFIEHFEIALLGVEATSAQIAKAKLLLGPFSYGKTHIRSVLGTMNDMKFNMEYMLINRLGHLPKTRGEIQWITGLLNETPYSGKDIDNCVFAERDMLRLIDGAEKS; translated from the coding sequence ATGCCATACATTGGATGCACCCAAAAGCTTTTGAGTGAGATCAAGCCAGCACAAATCCTAGAGCCCGCTGATAAGCGTGGGCTACAAGGCTGGCATGGCAACATCTTCAGATTCTTTCGTAGAAAATCCGTTCTTTTGGTCAATGATGAAACTCGGTTTGCCGTATTTATGCCCGGATTGGTCAAGAAGGACTTCATAAACTTCGACAAGGTGTTCATTGAGCACTTCGAGATAGCTCTTCTGGGCGTTGAAGCAACATCAGCTCAAATAGCTAAAGCCAAGTTGCTGCTTGGCCCGTTCTCTTATGGCAAGACCCATATTCGAAGTGTTCTTGGAACGATGAACGACATGAAGTTTAACATGGAGTACATGCTGATAAATCGCCTTGGTCATTTGCCGAAGACTCGTGGTGAGATTCAATGGATTACGGGGCTACTCAACGAAACGCCATATAGCGGCAAAGATATTGATAACTGTGTCTTTGCTGAAAGGGATATGTTGCGACTGATAGATGGAGCAGAGAAGTCGTGA
- a CDS encoding restriction endonuclease subunit S codes for MGKLTPYKFCELYKMSSGISSKPEQAGHGAPFLSFSTVFNSYFLPETLPDLMDSSDQEQKRFSIKQDDIFLTRTSEVVDELGMSSVALKDYPKATYSGFLKRLRPIHPKKTCPKFMAFYLRSPLFRKTITYNTVITLRASLNEQMFSYLDLLLPQYEDQIKIGEFLYLLEKKIVLNNRICSKLESMAKTLYDYWFVQYDFPDQVGEPYRASGGKMAFNSNLKREIPEGWEDKQLDQIANITMGQSPSGESFNETGDGTVFFQGSTDFGWQFPTIRKYTTQPTRMAKCGDILLSVRAPVGDMNIANQDCCIGRGLAALNSKDGFDGFLFYVMKYFKKIFDRRNCEGTTFGSITKGDLHSLPLAYPPKEILEKYDKVVSKYNRMIFLRSMENLNLIQLRDWLLPMLMNGQVTLK; via the coding sequence ATGGGCAAGTTAACTCCTTATAAATTTTGCGAATTATACAAGATGAGTTCTGGCATATCTTCGAAACCAGAGCAGGCTGGGCACGGGGCACCCTTTTTGTCATTTTCTACTGTTTTTAATAGCTATTTCTTGCCTGAAACCTTGCCCGACTTGATGGACTCATCAGATCAAGAGCAAAAGAGATTTTCAATCAAACAAGATGACATTTTCTTAACAAGGACAAGTGAGGTTGTTGACGAACTGGGCATGAGTTCGGTTGCATTGAAGGACTACCCCAAAGCGACATACAGCGGGTTCCTAAAAAGACTGCGTCCTATCCATCCAAAGAAAACATGCCCAAAGTTCATGGCTTTTTACTTAAGAAGCCCATTATTCAGAAAAACAATAACCTACAATACGGTCATAACTCTTAGGGCAAGTTTGAATGAGCAGATGTTTTCATACTTGGACTTACTGCTCCCTCAATATGAGGACCAAATCAAGATAGGTGAGTTTCTGTACTTGCTTGAAAAGAAGATTGTGTTGAATAACAGGATATGCTCCAAACTAGAGTCAATGGCTAAAACCCTTTATGATTATTGGTTTGTGCAGTACGACTTTCCTGATCAAGTTGGTGAGCCTTACAGGGCTTCAGGTGGAAAAATGGCCTTTAATTCCAACTTAAAACGAGAAATCCCTGAAGGATGGGAGGACAAGCAGTTAGACCAAATTGCCAATATTACTATGGGCCAATCTCCGAGTGGAGAATCATTTAATGAGACAGGTGACGGGACTGTTTTCTTCCAAGGTTCAACTGACTTTGGATGGCAATTCCCGACCATTCGTAAATACACGACTCAGCCTACGCGTATGGCAAAATGTGGCGATATCCTGTTAAGCGTCAGAGCGCCAGTTGGTGATATGAATATCGCCAATCAAGATTGTTGCATCGGTCGAGGATTGGCCGCATTGAACAGCAAGGATGGCTTTGATGGTTTCCTTTTCTACGTAATGAAATACTTCAAGAAAATCTTCGATCGACGTAATTGCGAAGGCACAACATTTGGTTCGATCACAAAGGGCGATTTGCATTCACTCCCGCTGGCCTATCCCCCGAAGGAAATTCTTGAAAAGTATGACAAAGTGGTCTCAAAATACAACCGAATGATATTTTTACGGAGCATGGAAAATTTGAACCTCATTCAGCTTCGCGACTGGCTCCTACCTATGTTGATGAATGGTCAAGTTACATTGAAGTAG
- a CDS encoding class I SAM-dependent DNA methyltransferase has translation MVTQDFEKRTRELIDNLKGICANYGLGNDGNEFKIITQVFLYKFLNDKFAFEAKRIDPKLADAGSWEQAVEGMEDDELEMLQMQLGPDTARLKPEHFIAHLFSNQNAPEFAKLFDDTLRDIAITNNDIFAVKTDGGAKVTLFDRVSEYITDESKRDAFCRAIINKLVEFSFERIFTQKYDFYATIFEYLIKDYNKDGGGKYAEYYTPHAVAKIMASILVPDDVRGKVSNVSCYDPSAGSGTLLMNLAHAIGEQRCSIYSQDISQKSSSLLRLNLILNNLVHSIPNIIQGNTLLHPHHRDGKTLKKFDYIVSNPPFKMDFSDFRNELDVQEHQERFFAGVPKVPAKVKDKMSIYQLFLQHIIYSLKPGGKAAVVVPTGFITALSGIDKKIRTKLIDEKMLAGVVSMPSNIFASTGTNVSILFIDDSNTEKVVLIDASMLGTKIKDGNNQKTLLSESEEDHIIATFNSKKAVDEFSVLVDYDQIAAKNYSLSAGQYFDVKIDYNEMTSEEFASKMKDFNDKLDILFKESDKLEKEIKTQLEGVMYGQVNSL, from the coding sequence GTGGTAACGCAAGATTTTGAAAAACGGACCAGGGAGCTAATCGACAACCTCAAAGGGATTTGCGCCAATTATGGTCTGGGCAATGACGGCAACGAGTTTAAAATTATCACTCAGGTCTTTCTTTATAAATTCCTGAACGACAAGTTCGCTTTCGAAGCAAAACGTATTGATCCTAAACTTGCTGACGCAGGTAGCTGGGAGCAAGCCGTTGAAGGCATGGAAGATGATGAGCTCGAAATGCTGCAAATGCAGTTAGGGCCAGATACAGCCCGTCTGAAGCCGGAACATTTCATCGCTCACCTCTTCAGCAATCAGAATGCACCGGAGTTTGCCAAGCTCTTTGATGACACTTTACGTGATATCGCGATTACCAATAACGACATCTTTGCGGTTAAAACAGACGGAGGGGCTAAGGTTACCCTATTCGACAGAGTAAGCGAATACATCACAGATGAGTCCAAACGAGATGCCTTCTGCCGTGCCATCATAAACAAATTGGTGGAGTTCAGTTTTGAACGTATCTTCACCCAGAAATACGATTTTTACGCTACGATTTTTGAATACCTCATTAAAGACTATAATAAGGACGGCGGGGGCAAATATGCCGAGTACTACACCCCACATGCTGTAGCCAAGATTATGGCTTCCATTCTGGTACCAGATGATGTGCGCGGTAAAGTTAGCAACGTGAGTTGCTATGACCCCTCAGCAGGCTCTGGGACTTTGCTCATGAATCTGGCTCACGCAATCGGCGAACAACGATGCTCAATCTACTCGCAAGATATCTCCCAAAAATCATCGAGCTTATTGCGACTGAACTTGATTCTAAATAATTTGGTGCATTCAATCCCCAACATCATTCAGGGCAATACCCTGCTCCACCCGCATCATCGTGATGGGAAGACTTTAAAAAAGTTTGACTACATTGTTAGCAATCCTCCTTTTAAGATGGATTTTAGTGACTTTCGAAATGAACTGGATGTTCAAGAGCACCAGGAACGTTTCTTTGCTGGGGTGCCAAAGGTACCAGCAAAAGTAAAAGACAAAATGTCTATATATCAACTTTTCCTCCAGCATATAATCTACTCACTTAAGCCTGGTGGAAAAGCGGCAGTGGTGGTCCCTACCGGATTCATCACAGCTTTATCTGGCATCGACAAAAAAATCAGAACGAAATTAATTGATGAAAAAATGTTAGCCGGTGTTGTCTCTATGCCAAGCAACATTTTCGCAAGCACAGGTACCAATGTCTCCATCCTGTTCATAGACGACTCAAACACAGAAAAAGTCGTGTTGATTGATGCTTCCATGCTCGGCACAAAGATCAAGGATGGGAATAATCAGAAGACGTTGCTTTCAGAATCAGAGGAAGATCACATTATAGCCACATTCAATAGCAAAAAAGCTGTCGATGAATTTTCCGTGCTTGTCGATTATGACCAGATCGCTGCTAAGAATTACTCTCTAAGTGCCGGACAATACTTTGATGTGAAAATTGATTATAATGAGATGACTTCGGAGGAGTTTGCCTCCAAAATGAAGGATTTCAACGACAAACTTGATATTCTCTTCAAGGAGTCTGACAAACTCGAAAAGGAGATTAAAACGCAATTAGAAGGAGTTATGTATGGGCAAGTTAACTCCTTATAA